Proteins found in one Microcella daejeonensis genomic segment:
- a CDS encoding NAD(P)H-binding protein, translating to MIIITTPTGAIGSQVLHQLLTDPSATSEAIRVIVRDPDSLAPSIRDRVEVVTGSHGDRAVVERAFAGADAVFWLVPPDPHAATLEEAYSGFSRAAVEAFTTHGISHVVGVSALGRGTPQATRAGLVTASLAMDDLISRSGVAYRALACASFMDNLMRQLPSIRDHGSVTDTLDPDRRWPAVATRDIATTAAGLLLDRDWTGSSAIPVVGPEDLSPTEMAAIMSEVLGRPVRYQQRTLEAYAGSLAGFGLGSAFVEGMVDMMRAKDSGLDAGPHRDSTAPGATAFRTWCEIVLKPAVDA from the coding sequence ATGATCATCATCACCACTCCCACCGGCGCCATCGGCAGCCAGGTGCTCCATCAGCTTCTCACCGACCCCTCCGCCACGAGCGAGGCGATCCGCGTCATCGTGCGCGACCCCGACTCGCTCGCGCCGTCCATCCGCGACCGCGTCGAGGTCGTCACCGGATCGCACGGCGACCGTGCGGTGGTCGAGCGAGCCTTCGCCGGCGCCGACGCGGTGTTCTGGCTCGTGCCCCCGGATCCGCATGCGGCGACGCTCGAGGAGGCGTACTCGGGATTCAGCCGCGCGGCCGTGGAGGCGTTCACCACCCACGGCATCAGCCACGTCGTCGGCGTCTCCGCGCTCGGCCGCGGCACCCCTCAGGCGACCCGCGCGGGACTCGTCACCGCCTCGCTCGCCATGGACGACCTGATCTCCCGCAGCGGGGTCGCCTACCGCGCACTCGCCTGCGCCTCGTTCATGGACAATCTGATGCGTCAGCTGCCGTCGATCCGCGACCACGGGTCGGTGACCGACACGCTGGACCCCGACCGCCGGTGGCCGGCCGTCGCCACCCGCGACATCGCGACGACCGCGGCCGGCCTGCTGCTCGATCGCGACTGGACGGGGAGCTCGGCGATCCCGGTGGTGGGTCCGGAGGACCTCTCCCCCACCGAGATGGCCGCCATCATGTCCGAGGTCCTCGGCAGGCCCGTCCGCTACCAGCAGCGGACGCTCGAGGCCTACGCCGGATCGCTGGCGGGGTTCGGTCTGGGGAGCGCCTTCGTGGAGGGCATGGTCGACATGATGCGCGCGAAGGACTCCGGTCTCGATGCAGGACCGCATCGGGACTCGACCGCCCCCGGGGCGACCGCGTTCAGGACCTGGTGCGAGATCGTGCTCAAGCCGGCCGTCGACGCGTGA
- a CDS encoding MerR family transcriptional regulator, translated as MRMSELSTATGVAVPTLKFYRREGLLHAGETTSPNQARYDESHVARVRLVRAMVEIAGLSTASAQRVIAALDDGGMPLNSLFGVAQRAVTMPAALAHPEPAAADGDGTAEPEAADGPGARIIAELCARRGWHVHAGNPGLAMAARVLDAYAQLGRDDLLATVGAYADAADTVARADLAAVSGAGSVTAMTDVVVIGTVLGDGLLAGLRRIAQESESQRRFSAPPASLAADPEESC; from the coding sequence ATGAGGATGTCCGAGCTGAGCACCGCCACCGGCGTCGCCGTCCCGACGCTGAAGTTCTACCGGCGCGAGGGGCTGCTGCACGCCGGCGAGACGACGAGCCCCAATCAGGCCCGCTACGACGAGAGCCACGTCGCGCGCGTGCGGCTGGTGCGGGCGATGGTCGAGATCGCCGGCCTCAGCACGGCGAGCGCGCAGCGCGTCATCGCCGCCCTCGACGACGGGGGGATGCCCCTGAACTCCCTCTTCGGCGTCGCGCAGCGCGCGGTGACCATGCCGGCGGCGCTCGCGCATCCCGAGCCCGCCGCCGCGGACGGCGACGGCACCGCCGAGCCCGAGGCGGCCGATGGCCCCGGCGCCCGGATCATCGCCGAGCTCTGCGCCCGCCGCGGCTGGCACGTGCACGCCGGCAACCCCGGGCTCGCCATGGCCGCGCGCGTGCTCGACGCCTACGCGCAGCTCGGCCGCGACGACCTGCTCGCCACCGTCGGCGCCTACGCCGACGCGGCCGACACGGTCGCGCGGGCCGACCTCGCCGCGGTCTCCGGCGCCGGGAGCGTCACCGCGATGACCGACGTGGTCGTCATCGGCACGGTGCTCGGCGACGGCCTGCTCGCGGGGCTGCGGCGCATCGCGCAGGAGTCCGAATCCCAGCGGCGCTTCTCGGCCCCGCCCGCATCGCTCGCCGCCGATCCGGAGGAATCATGCTGA
- a CDS encoding MFS transporter — MTAARTPRRPPTPAEAPDDARELGPDEVARLQRRTRGTLMAGQVLAGLGMGSTLSIGAILVAEVSGSPALSGLAATMATLGAALAAIPLARLAARVGRARALATGAALAATGAAVCIVAGGLVSTPLLLAGILLIGVGTAVNLQSRFAAADLAAPATRGRDLSLVVWATTVGAVSGPNLIGPGESLGAALGLPELTGPFLFTIAAQGLAAALYLVALRPDPLRVARRLALEQERRDAAARGADAEQPAAAVDDRAGIRLALIAIALSHATMVSVMAMTPVHLTDHGATLTIVGLTISLHIAGMYALSPVFGILSDRLGRWGTILLGQGMLVASLLMTGLGAESEGWVVAGLIALGLGWSASTVAGSALLTDSTAPARRTIVQGRSDLLMSGSGAVGGALAGVVLAMAGYSGLSFAALALTAVVVGALLLTRTAGRAPRRLPAAQPAADQRAPRR; from the coding sequence ATGACCGCCGCGCGCACCCCGCGACGCCCGCCGACCCCGGCCGAGGCGCCAGACGACGCGCGCGAGCTCGGCCCCGACGAGGTCGCCCGGCTGCAGCGCCGCACGCGCGGAACGCTCATGGCCGGCCAGGTGCTCGCCGGCCTCGGCATGGGGTCGACCCTGTCGATCGGCGCCATCCTCGTCGCCGAGGTGAGCGGCTCGCCCGCGCTGAGCGGCCTCGCCGCGACGATGGCGACGCTCGGCGCCGCGCTCGCGGCGATCCCGCTCGCGAGGCTCGCCGCGCGGGTGGGGCGGGCGCGGGCGCTCGCGACCGGTGCCGCGCTCGCGGCGACGGGCGCCGCCGTCTGCATCGTCGCCGGGGGGCTCGTGTCGACGCCGCTGCTGCTCGCGGGCATCCTGCTCATCGGGGTCGGCACCGCCGTCAACCTGCAGTCGCGCTTCGCCGCCGCCGACCTCGCCGCCCCCGCGACGCGCGGCCGCGACCTCTCGCTCGTGGTCTGGGCGACGACGGTCGGCGCGGTGAGCGGACCGAACCTCATCGGCCCGGGGGAGAGCCTCGGCGCCGCGCTCGGCCTGCCAGAGCTGACGGGGCCGTTCCTGTTCACGATCGCGGCGCAGGGGCTCGCGGCGGCGCTGTACCTCGTGGCGCTCCGGCCCGACCCGCTGCGGGTGGCGCGGCGCCTCGCCCTCGAGCAGGAGCGGCGGGACGCCGCCGCCCGCGGCGCCGATGCCGAGCAGCCGGCGGCCGCGGTCGACGATCGGGCGGGCATCCGCCTCGCGCTCATCGCCATCGCGCTCAGCCACGCCACGATGGTGAGCGTCATGGCGATGACGCCCGTGCACCTCACCGACCACGGAGCGACTCTGACGATCGTCGGCCTCACGATCAGCCTGCACATCGCGGGCATGTACGCGCTCTCGCCCGTCTTCGGCATCCTGAGCGACCGGCTCGGCCGCTGGGGCACCATCCTGCTGGGGCAGGGGATGCTCGTCGCGAGCCTGCTGATGACGGGCCTCGGCGCCGAGAGCGAGGGCTGGGTCGTCGCGGGTCTCATCGCGCTCGGGCTCGGCTGGAGCGCCTCGACGGTCGCCGGATCCGCTCTGCTCACCGACTCCACCGCGCCCGCGCGGCGCACGATCGTGCAGGGCCGCAGCGACCTGCTCATGAGCGGCTCGGGCGCGGTCGGCGGGGCGCTCGCCGGCGTGGTGCTCGCGATGGCCGGGTACAGCGGGCTCTCGTTCGCGGCGCTCGCGCTCACCGCCGTCGTCGTGGGGGCGCTGCTGCTCACGCGCACCGCGGGGCGCGCTCCTCGCCGGCTCCCGGCCGCGCAGCCCGCCGCGGATCAGCGCGCGCCCCGCCGGTAG
- the typA gene encoding translational GTPase TypA produces the protein MALATRSDLRNVAIVAHVDHGKTTLVDAMLRQTDSFAAHAHLEDRAMDSNDLEREKGITILAKNTAVTYKGKHADGQEITINVIDTPGHADFGGEVERGLSMVDGVVLLVDASEGPLPQTRFVLRKALAAKLPVILLVNKTDRPDARIEAVEEETHDLLLGLASDLQDEVPDLDVDAILDLPVIYASGRAGAASRNRPADGELPDNDDLEPLFEAILEHVPAPVYDDEHPLQAHVTNLDASPFLGRIALLRIFNGTLKKGQMVAWVRHDGSHTTVRITELLKTRALERYPAESGYAGDIVAVAGIEDITIGETIADPEDVRPLPAITVDEPAISMTIGTNTSPLVGKVKGHKLTARMVKDRLDRELVGNVSLRVVDIGRPDAWEVQGRGELALAILVENMRREGFELTVGKPQVVTKTIDGKMHEPFEQLTIDAPEEYLGAITQLLAARRGRMEGMSNHGTGWVRMEFLVPSRGLIGFRTEFLTTTRGTGIANAIAHGYEPWAGSIVSRNNGSIVADRTGVVTSNAMMTLQERMSFFVNPTEEVYEGMVVGENSRADDMDVNITKEKKLNNIRSSTAEELERLTPPRQLTLEECLEFAREDECVEVTPEKVRIRKVELDQTLRARAASRLKKQNA, from the coding sequence ATGGCGCTCGCCACCCGCTCCGACCTGCGCAACGTGGCGATCGTCGCCCACGTCGACCACGGCAAGACCACCCTCGTCGACGCCATGCTGCGTCAGACCGACTCCTTCGCCGCCCACGCCCACCTCGAGGACCGGGCGATGGACTCCAACGACCTCGAGCGCGAGAAGGGCATCACCATCCTCGCCAAGAACACGGCGGTGACCTACAAGGGCAAGCACGCCGACGGGCAGGAGATCACGATCAACGTGATCGACACCCCCGGTCACGCCGACTTCGGCGGCGAGGTCGAGCGCGGCCTGAGCATGGTCGACGGCGTCGTGCTGCTCGTCGACGCGAGCGAGGGCCCGCTGCCGCAGACCCGCTTCGTGCTGCGCAAGGCCCTCGCGGCCAAGCTGCCCGTCATCCTGCTCGTCAACAAGACCGACCGCCCCGACGCGCGCATCGAGGCCGTCGAGGAGGAGACCCACGACCTGCTCCTCGGTCTCGCGAGCGACCTGCAGGACGAGGTGCCCGACCTCGACGTCGACGCCATCCTCGATCTGCCCGTCATCTACGCCTCGGGTCGCGCCGGCGCGGCGAGCCGCAACCGCCCGGCCGACGGCGAGCTGCCCGACAACGACGACCTCGAGCCCCTCTTCGAGGCCATCCTCGAGCACGTGCCCGCTCCGGTCTACGACGACGAGCACCCGCTGCAGGCCCACGTCACCAACCTCGACGCGAGCCCCTTCCTCGGCCGCATCGCCCTGCTGCGCATCTTCAACGGCACGCTGAAGAAGGGCCAGATGGTCGCCTGGGTGCGCCACGACGGCTCGCACACGACCGTGCGCATCACCGAGCTGCTCAAGACCCGCGCCCTCGAGCGCTACCCGGCCGAGTCGGGCTACGCCGGCGACATCGTCGCCGTCGCCGGCATCGAGGACATCACGATCGGTGAGACCATCGCCGATCCGGAGGACGTCCGGCCGCTGCCGGCGATCACCGTCGACGAGCCCGCCATCTCGATGACCATCGGCACGAACACCTCGCCGCTCGTCGGCAAGGTCAAGGGCCACAAGCTCACCGCGCGCATGGTGAAGGACCGCCTCGACCGCGAGCTCGTCGGCAACGTCTCGCTGCGCGTGGTCGACATCGGCCGCCCCGACGCGTGGGAGGTTCAGGGTCGCGGCGAGCTCGCGCTCGCCATCCTCGTCGAGAACATGCGGCGCGAGGGCTTCGAGCTCACCGTCGGCAAGCCGCAGGTGGTCACGAAGACCATCGACGGCAAGATGCACGAGCCCTTCGAGCAGCTCACCATCGATGCGCCGGAGGAGTACCTCGGCGCCATCACCCAGCTGCTCGCCGCGCGTCGCGGCCGCATGGAGGGCATGTCGAACCACGGCACCGGCTGGGTGCGCATGGAGTTCCTCGTGCCGAGCCGCGGCCTCATCGGGTTCCGCACCGAGTTCCTCACCACCACGCGCGGCACCGGCATCGCCAACGCCATCGCGCACGGCTACGAGCCCTGGGCCGGATCGATCGTCTCGCGCAACAACGGCTCGATCGTCGCCGACCGCACGGGCGTCGTCACGAGCAACGCGATGATGACCCTGCAGGAGCGCATGTCGTTCTTCGTGAACCCCACGGAGGAGGTCTACGAGGGCATGGTGGTCGGCGAGAACTCGCGCGCCGATGACATGGACGTCAACATCACCAAGGAGAAGAAGCTCAACAACATCCGCTCCTCCACCGCGGAGGAGCTCGAGCGCCTCACCCCGCCCCGTCAGCTCACCCTCGAGGAGTGCCTGGAGTTCGCCCGCGAGGACGAGTGCGTCGAGGTCACGCCCGAGAAGGTGCGCATCCGCAAGGTCGAGCTCGACCAGACGCTGCGCGCCCGGGCCGCCTCGCGACTGAAGAAGCAGAACGCCTGA
- the gltX gene encoding glutamate--tRNA ligase, translating into MNATSSTAPAPLFSSATGADVRVRFCPSPTGTPHVGLIRTALFNWAYARHTGGKLIFRIEDTDAARDSEESYHQLLDALRWLGLDWDEGVEVGGPHAPYRQSQRGEIYQGIIAQLLEAGHLYESYLTGEEIEARNIANGLDPKRGYDNSERELTEEQRAAYRAEGRSPALRLRVPEADITFTDLVRGEITFPASSIVDFVLVRPNGQPLYTFVNPVDDALMGITHVLRGEDLLSSTPRQIALYAALVDIGVATAVPQFGHLPYVMGENNKKLSKRDPESNLFHHRDRGFVPEGLLNYLSLLGWSLSHDRDVFTMDEMTAAFDVADVNPNPARFDLKKAEALNGDHVRLLPVDVFVERSIPYLIEAGVLAGAPDEGQRALLSAAAPLVQERVGLLGEVPGMLGFLFVDDEALVVEDDARGSLGADAPAVLDAGLAALEGLDDFTPEPIEAALRAAIVDGLGLKPRLAFGPLRVALSGRRVSPPLFESMELLGRDSTLARLRALRATV; encoded by the coding sequence ATGAACGCCACGAGCTCCACCGCCCCCGCGCCCCTCTTCTCCTCCGCCACCGGCGCCGACGTGCGGGTGCGCTTCTGCCCCTCGCCGACCGGCACGCCGCACGTCGGGCTCATCCGCACGGCCCTGTTCAACTGGGCCTACGCGCGGCACACGGGCGGCAAGCTGATCTTCCGCATCGAGGACACGGATGCGGCCCGCGACAGCGAGGAGAGCTACCACCAGCTGCTCGACGCGCTGCGCTGGCTCGGGCTCGACTGGGACGAGGGCGTCGAGGTCGGCGGCCCGCACGCGCCGTACCGGCAGTCGCAGCGCGGCGAGATCTATCAGGGGATCATCGCGCAGCTGCTCGAGGCCGGGCACCTCTACGAGAGCTACCTCACGGGCGAGGAGATCGAGGCGCGCAACATCGCGAACGGTCTCGACCCGAAGCGCGGCTACGACAACAGCGAGCGCGAGCTCACCGAGGAGCAGCGCGCCGCCTACCGCGCCGAGGGCCGCTCGCCCGCTCTGCGTCTGCGGGTGCCCGAGGCCGACATCACCTTCACCGACCTCGTGCGCGGCGAGATCACCTTCCCCGCGAGCAGCATAGTCGACTTCGTGCTCGTGCGACCCAACGGCCAGCCGCTGTACACCTTCGTCAACCCCGTCGACGACGCCCTCATGGGCATCACGCACGTGCTGCGCGGCGAGGATCTGCTCTCGTCGACGCCGCGCCAGATCGCGCTCTACGCGGCCCTCGTCGACATCGGCGTCGCGACGGCGGTGCCGCAGTTCGGCCACCTGCCCTACGTCATGGGCGAGAACAACAAGAAGCTCTCCAAGCGCGACCCCGAGTCCAACCTGTTCCACCACCGCGACCGCGGTTTCGTGCCCGAGGGTCTGCTCAACTACCTCTCGCTGCTCGGCTGGTCGCTCAGCCACGACCGCGACGTCTTCACGATGGACGAGATGACGGCCGCCTTCGACGTCGCCGACGTGAACCCCAACCCGGCGCGGTTCGACCTGAAGAAGGCCGAGGCCCTCAACGGCGACCACGTGCGGCTGCTGCCCGTCGACGTGTTCGTCGAGCGGAGCATCCCGTACCTGATCGAGGCGGGCGTGCTCGCCGGCGCCCCCGACGAGGGCCAGCGCGCCCTGCTGTCGGCGGCCGCTCCGCTGGTGCAGGAGCGCGTCGGGCTGCTGGGCGAGGTTCCCGGGATGCTCGGCTTCCTCTTCGTCGACGATGAGGCCCTCGTCGTGGAGGACGACGCCCGCGGCTCGCTCGGCGCCGACGCCCCCGCGGTGCTCGACGCAGGGCTGGCTGCGCTCGAAGGGCTCGACGACTTCACGCCCGAGCCCATCGAGGCCGCCCTGCGCGCCGCGATCGTCGACGGGCTCGGCCTCAAGCCGCGCCTCGCCTTCGGTCCGCTGCGCGTCGCCCTCTCGGGTCGCCGCGTGAGCCCGCCGCTGTTCGAGTCGATGGAGCTGCTCGGCCGCGACTCCACCCTTGCGCGCCTGCGGGCCCTGCGCGCCACGGTCTGA
- a CDS encoding cytochrome b/b6 domain-containing protein, producing the protein MPSPALPRRRAAVIAGALGVVVLIGLALAAQAFRASAAGASFIDQYPGSYAPPPGTPEGFPAWLRWTHFLSAFFLLFIVSSGLHLRRRQRPPAFVTRRREGFLAAKNPTRLGLHSWWHLVVDTLWVVTGLVYVVLLIVSGHWARLVPTDLAVVPNAISAAVQYLTVSAPPADSWSAYNSLQQLFYFATVFVASPLALVTGLRLSPVWPDRWMRARGPLSDTAARRTHSLVLWYFLAFTLVHVSLVLLTGARSNLNAMYVGVDDETSWLGVGVFALSTGVMAAAWVLLRPPAQIAIAERVADVRVMPAAPKRG; encoded by the coding sequence GTGCCGAGCCCCGCCCTCCCCCGCCGTCGCGCGGCGGTCATCGCGGGCGCGCTCGGGGTCGTGGTGCTCATCGGGCTCGCCCTCGCGGCCCAGGCATTCCGCGCGAGCGCGGCAGGGGCATCCTTCATCGATCAGTACCCCGGCAGCTACGCGCCGCCGCCCGGCACCCCCGAGGGCTTCCCGGCCTGGCTGCGCTGGACCCACTTCCTCTCCGCCTTCTTCCTGCTCTTCATCGTGAGCTCGGGCCTGCACCTGCGCCGCCGCCAGCGGCCGCCGGCGTTCGTGACCCGGCGTCGCGAGGGGTTCCTCGCCGCGAAGAACCCGACCCGCCTCGGCCTGCACTCCTGGTGGCACCTGGTCGTCGACACCCTCTGGGTCGTGACGGGCCTCGTCTACGTCGTGCTGCTCATCGTCAGCGGCCACTGGGCCCGCCTCGTGCCCACCGACCTCGCCGTCGTGCCGAACGCGATCTCGGCCGCGGTGCAGTACCTCACGGTCTCCGCGCCGCCGGCCGACAGCTGGAGCGCGTACAACAGCCTGCAGCAGCTCTTCTACTTCGCCACCGTCTTCGTCGCGTCGCCGCTCGCGCTCGTCACCGGCCTGCGCCTCTCCCCCGTCTGGCCCGATCGATGGATGCGCGCCCGCGGCCCGCTCTCCGACACCGCCGCGCGGCGCACGCACAGCCTCGTGCTCTGGTACTTCCTGGCGTTCACGCTCGTCCACGTGAGCCTCGTCCTCCTCACCGGAGCGCGCAGCAACCTCAACGCCATGTACGTCGGAGTCGACGACGAGACGTCCTGGCTCGGCGTCGGCGTCTTCGCGCTCTCCACCGGCGTCATGGCGGCAGCGTGGGTGCTGCTGCGGCCGCCCGCGCAGATCGCGATCGCCGAGCGGGTCGCCGACGTGCGGGTCATGCCGGCGGCGCCGAAACGGGGCTGA
- a CDS encoding fumarylacetoacetate hydrolase family protein codes for MKIARFSTDGDPRFGVLDDDDLVVLAGDPMFHGFETTGERVPLSQATILAPVIPRSKVVCVGMNYAAHRKEMGHEGPSTPLIFLKPNTAVVGPGDPIIIPPVEGRIVHEGELALVIGKVAKRVKKEDWRDVVFGVTIANDVSARDVMFADGQWARAKGYDTFCPLGPFIDTEIDPTALEIETHVDGELRRKGNTRDLLHGIPELIEFISDVWTLLPGDVILTGTPDGLGSFVDGQTVDITIEGLGTLSNPAKNRDDRDY; via the coding sequence GTGAAGATCGCGCGATTCAGCACCGACGGAGACCCGCGCTTCGGCGTGCTCGACGACGACGACCTGGTCGTGCTCGCGGGCGATCCGATGTTCCACGGCTTCGAGACCACCGGTGAGCGGGTGCCGCTGAGTCAGGCGACGATCCTCGCGCCGGTCATCCCGCGCTCGAAGGTGGTCTGCGTCGGCATGAACTACGCCGCGCACCGCAAGGAGATGGGGCACGAAGGGCCGTCGACGCCGCTCATCTTCCTCAAGCCCAACACCGCGGTGGTCGGCCCCGGCGACCCCATCATCATCCCGCCGGTCGAGGGTCGCATCGTGCACGAGGGCGAGCTCGCGCTCGTCATCGGCAAGGTCGCGAAGCGGGTCAAGAAGGAGGACTGGCGTGACGTCGTCTTCGGCGTCACGATCGCCAACGACGTCTCGGCGCGCGACGTCATGTTCGCCGACGGCCAGTGGGCGCGCGCGAAGGGCTACGACACCTTCTGCCCGCTCGGCCCCTTCATCGACACCGAGATCGACCCGACCGCCCTCGAGATCGAGACCCACGTCGACGGCGAGCTGCGCCGCAAGGGCAACACCCGCGATCTGCTGCACGGCATCCCCGAGCTCATCGAGTTCATCAGCGACGTGTGGACCCTGCTGCCCGGCGACGTCATCCTCACCGGTACGCCCGACGGCCTCGGCAGCTTCGTCGACGGGCAGACCGTCGACATCACCATCGAGGGCCTCGGCACGCTCTCGAACCCCGCCAAGAACCGCGACGACCGCGACTACTGA
- a CDS encoding PadR family transcriptional regulator yields the protein MQRVTRQTVAVLQAIAAADAPLWGLSIIESTGLPSGTVYPALARLLDAGWLEAHDDPGEHAGAPRQLYALTPEGAEGLRAAAAKLAATPARPSRARPR from the coding sequence GTGCAGCGCGTCACCCGGCAGACCGTGGCCGTGCTGCAGGCGATCGCGGCGGCGGATGCTCCGCTCTGGGGCCTGAGCATCATCGAGTCGACCGGCCTGCCCTCGGGCACCGTCTACCCCGCGCTCGCCCGGCTGCTCGACGCGGGCTGGCTCGAGGCCCACGACGACCCGGGGGAGCACGCGGGCGCCCCGCGCCAGCTCTACGCGCTCACGCCGGAGGGCGCCGAGGGGCTGCGCGCCGCCGCGGCGAAGCTCGCGGCCACGCCCGCACGGCCCAGCCGCGCCCGGCCGCGCTGA
- a CDS encoding LysR family transcriptional regulator has translation MDLDLRKLRYFVALARHQHFGRAAGELHIAQPVLSRQIRALEDDLGCALLLRTTRSVHLTPAGEQLAADALSLFSLADATVRRALQLDRGAQRIILAFAPGLQVSDAVRAHEARHPSIELELLRVDWWEQDAPLRDGRADAGFLRRPFDDGGLDVASIGAERKVACLPLTHPLARRESLVVADLLAEPVLDTHARRTSSVEEKFELIASGHGIAMVPRSVARLYSRPDLVYRAVTDATLVETCLAIAADRREPEVRQFFALAATVLRRQARARVAEELV, from the coding sequence ATGGATCTCGATCTGCGCAAGCTCCGGTACTTCGTGGCGCTCGCCCGGCATCAGCACTTCGGGCGCGCCGCGGGGGAGCTGCACATCGCGCAGCCCGTTCTCAGCCGGCAGATCCGTGCGCTCGAGGACGATCTCGGGTGCGCTCTGCTCCTGCGTACGACGCGCAGCGTGCACCTCACGCCCGCGGGCGAGCAGCTCGCGGCCGACGCGCTGTCGCTGTTCTCCCTCGCGGACGCCACGGTGCGCCGGGCGCTCCAGCTCGATCGGGGCGCGCAGCGGATCATCCTGGCCTTCGCGCCGGGGCTGCAGGTCTCGGACGCGGTCCGCGCGCACGAGGCTCGGCATCCGTCGATCGAGCTCGAGCTGCTGCGGGTCGACTGGTGGGAGCAGGATGCACCGCTCCGCGACGGACGTGCGGATGCGGGATTCCTCCGGCGCCCCTTCGACGACGGCGGTCTCGACGTCGCGTCGATCGGAGCGGAGCGGAAGGTGGCCTGCCTGCCCCTGACGCATCCGCTCGCCCGGCGCGAATCGCTCGTCGTCGCCGATCTGCTCGCCGAGCCCGTGCTCGATACGCACGCCCGGCGCACCTCATCGGTGGAGGAGAAGTTCGAGCTCATCGCCTCCGGTCATGGCATCGCCATGGTGCCGCGCAGCGTCGCCCGGCTCTACTCGCGTCCCGATCTCGTGTATCGGGCGGTGACCGACGCGACACTGGTGGAGACCTGCCTCGCGATCGCCGCCGATCGTCGTGAGCCGGAGGTGAGGCAGTTCTTCGCGCTGGCGGCGACGGTGCTGCGCCGGCAGGCCCGCGCACGAGTCGCCGAGGAGCTCGTCTGA